From the genome of Pantoea alfalfae, one region includes:
- a CDS encoding RrF2 family transcriptional regulator translates to MLDYRFPTALQMVLSVAMAEQMGKRSTSAILAYGLEANPSFIRKLMVPLTRDGIIVSTLGRTGSIHLGRPAAEITLRDIYVSVIEDKKIWAARPDVAPRCLVSANLCWYFKSIADEAEQASLDVLAKRTVADALNELKKRDTSNCTAVPEPEPEESEELCKKGR, encoded by the coding sequence ATGCTTGATTACCGCTTCCCGACAGCTTTGCAAATGGTTCTGAGCGTAGCGATGGCGGAGCAAATGGGTAAACGCTCTACCAGCGCGATTCTGGCCTACGGGCTTGAAGCGAATCCCAGTTTCATTCGAAAATTAATGGTCCCGCTGACCCGTGACGGCATTATCGTCTCTACGCTGGGCCGAACCGGTTCGATTCATCTGGGCCGTCCTGCGGCGGAAATCACCCTGCGGGATATCTATGTCTCAGTGATTGAAGACAAAAAAATCTGGGCTGCGCGCCCTGACGTCGCGCCGCGCTGTCTGGTCAGTGCCAACCTCTGCTGGTACTTTAAGTCGATAGCCGATGAAGCCGAGCAGGCGTCGCTGGATGTGCTGGCAAAACGCACCGTGGCAGACGCACTGAACGAACTGAAGAAACGCGATACCAGCAACTGCACCGCCGTGCCGGAACCTGAACCCGAAGAGAGTGAAGAACTCTGCAAAAAAGGCCGCTGA
- a CDS encoding oxidoreductase, producing the protein MSDKLRVGLIGYGFASKTFHAPLIAGTPDVELAAISSSDASKVHADWPAVKVVADPQALLDDPTLQLIVIPTPNDTHFPLAKAALNAGKHVVVDKPFTVTLSQARELDALAKAKGLLLSVFHNRRWDSDFLTLKSLLEAGSLGDVRYFESHFDRFRLEVRNRWREMKGAGSGIWYDLGPHLLDQALQLFGPPVAINVDLAEMRPGAQTTDYFHATLTYPQRRVVLHASMLVAAESARYTVHGTRGSYVKYGLDPQEDRLKSGDFPPQADWGYDMRDGTLTLVEGDSLTETTQLTQPGNYPAYYAGIRDAIAGRGNNPVTAEEAIQVMELIELGLQSAEKRQTLSLKRV; encoded by the coding sequence ATGAGCGATAAATTACGTGTTGGTCTGATCGGCTACGGCTTTGCCAGTAAAACGTTTCATGCCCCGCTGATTGCGGGAACGCCGGACGTCGAACTGGCCGCCATTTCCAGTAGCGACGCCAGCAAAGTTCACGCCGACTGGCCCGCCGTAAAGGTGGTGGCCGATCCTCAGGCGCTGCTGGACGACCCGACTCTGCAATTGATTGTTATTCCTACCCCTAATGATACCCACTTCCCGCTGGCTAAAGCGGCGCTGAACGCCGGTAAACATGTGGTGGTCGATAAGCCGTTTACCGTGACGTTGTCACAGGCACGTGAGCTGGATGCGCTGGCGAAAGCCAAAGGGCTGCTGCTGTCGGTGTTCCACAACCGACGCTGGGACAGTGACTTTCTGACGCTGAAATCCCTGCTTGAAGCAGGTTCATTGGGTGACGTGCGCTACTTCGAATCGCATTTTGACCGTTTCCGTCTGGAAGTGCGTAATCGCTGGCGTGAAATGAAGGGCGCAGGCAGCGGAATCTGGTATGACCTGGGACCGCATCTGCTGGACCAGGCGCTGCAGCTGTTTGGCCCGCCGGTCGCCATCAATGTCGATCTGGCCGAAATGCGTCCGGGTGCGCAGACCACCGACTACTTCCACGCCACGCTGACCTATCCGCAGCGCCGCGTCGTGCTGCACGCCAGCATGCTGGTGGCAGCGGAATCTGCGCGTTATACCGTCCACGGCACGCGCGGCAGTTACGTCAAATATGGTCTTGATCCGCAGGAAGATCGCCTGAAGTCAGGTGATTTCCCGCCGCAGGCAGACTGGGGCTATGACATGCGCGACGGCACACTGACGCTGGTTGAGGGCGACTCCCTGACCGAAACCACGCAGTTGACCCAGCCGGGCAACTATCCTGCTTACTATGCAGGCATCCGCGATGCGATTGCCGGACGCGGTAATAATCCGGTAACGGCGGAAGAGGCGATTCAGGTGATGGAGTTGATCGAACTGGGTCTGCAATCCGCCGAGAAACGCCAGACGCTGTCGCTGAAGCGCGTTTAA
- the add gene encoding adenosine deaminase, which produces MIDSKIPLTDIHRHLDGNIRAQTILDLGRQFNLALPASTLETLRPHVQVGQNEPDLVSFLQKLDWGVKVLGDLDACRRIAQENVEDAARAGIHYAELRFSPGYMAMTHNLPIAGVVEAVIDGVRAGRQQHDIDVRLIGIMSRTFGEDACLSELEGLLAHRDHITAVDLAGDELGFPGSEFLSHFTQARDAGFRVTVHAGEAAGPESIWQAIRELGAERIGHGVKAIEDRALMDFLAEHHIGIESCLTSNIQTSTVPSLAQHPLKTFLEHGILATINTDDPAVQGIELAHEYHHAAPAAGLSAAQIRQAQENGLTIAFLSDAEKAAIRARVQ; this is translated from the coding sequence ATGATCGATTCTAAAATTCCTCTGACTGATATTCACCGCCACCTTGATGGCAACATTCGTGCACAAACCATTCTTGATTTAGGCCGCCAGTTTAATCTCGCCCTGCCCGCATCAACCCTGGAGACGCTGCGTCCGCATGTGCAGGTTGGCCAGAATGAACCTGATCTGGTGAGCTTCCTGCAGAAACTCGACTGGGGCGTGAAAGTGCTGGGCGATCTGGATGCCTGCCGCCGCATTGCGCAGGAAAATGTCGAAGATGCCGCGCGCGCGGGCATTCATTATGCTGAACTGCGTTTTTCGCCCGGTTATATGGCGATGACCCACAATCTGCCAATTGCCGGTGTGGTGGAAGCGGTCATTGACGGCGTGCGCGCAGGCCGTCAGCAGCACGATATCGACGTGCGTCTGATTGGGATTATGAGCCGGACCTTTGGCGAAGATGCCTGCCTCAGCGAGCTGGAAGGTCTGCTTGCCCACCGCGATCATATCACTGCGGTCGATCTTGCGGGTGATGAGCTGGGCTTCCCGGGCAGCGAGTTCCTGAGTCACTTTACCCAGGCGCGCGATGCCGGTTTCCGCGTTACCGTGCATGCGGGCGAAGCGGCTGGTCCGGAGAGCATCTGGCAGGCGATTCGTGAGCTGGGCGCAGAACGTATCGGTCACGGCGTGAAAGCGATTGAAGATCGCGCGCTGATGGATTTCCTGGCGGAGCACCATATTGGTATTGAGTCCTGCCTGACCTCCAACATCCAGACCAGCACCGTGCCTTCACTGGCGCAGCATCCGCTGAAGACCTTCCTTGAGCATGGCATTCTGGCGACCATCAATACCGATGATCCCGCGGTTCAGGGCATTGAACTGGCGCATGAATATCATCATGCCGCACCGGCTGCCGGTCTGAGCGCGGCACAGATCCGTCAGGCGCAGGAGAATGGTCTGACGATTGCCTTCCTCAGCGACGCTGAGAAAGCGGCTATTCGCGCTCGCGTGCAGTAA
- a CDS encoding type II toxin-antitoxin system HicA family toxin, with protein MNTVVRDLRKKQRETLEQVFQMPPPSGLKWQAVESLIRALGGEIKEGSGSRVRFLLRGRIARFHRPHPSPDTDRGAVINLREWLESIGVDPYE; from the coding sequence ATGAACACCGTTGTCAGGGACTTACGGAAAAAACAGCGTGAAACGTTGGAGCAGGTTTTTCAAATGCCGCCGCCGTCCGGACTGAAATGGCAGGCAGTTGAGTCATTAATCAGGGCTCTGGGTGGTGAGATTAAAGAAGGCAGTGGTTCACGGGTGCGTTTTCTTCTCAGAGGAAGAATAGCGCGTTTTCACCGGCCGCATCCTTCGCCAGACACCGACAGAGGGGCTGTTATTAATCTGCGTGAATGGCTGGAAAGTATTGGAGTCGATCCTTATGAATAA
- a CDS encoding MFS transporter, which produces MNQNNKPGIAAIFTLGLVQILSWGGSFYLMAVMANPIAAETGWSQQWIYGALSTGILVSGLLSPLAGRIIARTGGRLLLALSGLVMAVGLVIVAVSDSLPLFLFAWVIIGIGMAMGLYDALFATLGTCYGGQARSAITGITLISGFCTTLVWPGTALLIHGFGWRDASLIIAAMMVICVLPAYLFALPASHAKPPAKRAVKQSAMPEIEPALFWLLCAIFTLASVIMTAISVQLIALLQASGHTLTSALAISAVLGPCQVGSRLVDIAFKRSHPIRTTFFSVGLVALGLLLLALFPQMALLSMVLYGAGNGLRAIVRGTLPLAMVKPESYAIVVGKMARPALMGQALTPLMGGYVFEKMGASATLWLLCALAIFNVVLVMALKQRLTAASVTTA; this is translated from the coding sequence GTGAATCAGAACAACAAACCCGGTATCGCCGCCATTTTCACCCTGGGCCTGGTGCAGATCCTGTCATGGGGCGGGTCATTCTACCTGATGGCGGTGATGGCGAATCCGATTGCGGCTGAGACAGGCTGGTCACAGCAGTGGATCTACGGCGCGCTCTCGACGGGAATACTGGTGTCAGGCCTGCTGTCACCGCTGGCTGGCAGGATTATCGCCCGTACCGGCGGTCGTCTGTTACTGGCGTTAAGCGGTCTGGTAATGGCGGTGGGGCTGGTGATAGTGGCGGTCAGCGACTCGCTGCCGCTGTTTCTGTTTGCCTGGGTGATCATCGGCATCGGTATGGCGATGGGCCTTTATGATGCCCTGTTTGCCACACTCGGCACCTGCTATGGCGGTCAGGCACGTTCAGCGATCACCGGTATTACGCTGATTTCAGGCTTCTGTACCACGCTCGTCTGGCCCGGCACAGCGTTACTGATTCATGGATTTGGCTGGCGGGATGCGTCACTGATTATTGCGGCAATGATGGTGATCTGCGTGCTGCCTGCCTATCTGTTTGCCTTACCGGCGAGCCATGCTAAGCCGCCTGCAAAAAGGGCGGTTAAACAGTCTGCCATGCCGGAGATTGAACCTGCGCTGTTCTGGCTGCTGTGCGCCATTTTTACTCTCGCGTCTGTGATCATGACGGCGATTTCTGTGCAGCTTATCGCGCTGTTGCAGGCGAGTGGCCATACGCTGACGTCGGCGCTGGCGATCAGCGCCGTACTTGGCCCGTGCCAGGTGGGATCCCGACTCGTCGATATCGCCTTTAAACGCAGTCATCCGATCCGCACTACCTTTTTTTCTGTCGGGCTGGTGGCGCTGGGCCTGCTATTACTGGCACTTTTTCCGCAGATGGCGCTGCTGAGCATGGTGCTGTATGGCGCAGGAAATGGCTTACGCGCCATCGTGCGCGGAACTTTACCGCTGGCGATGGTCAAACCAGAGTCTTACGCGATTGTAGTGGGTAAAATGGCCCGCCCGGCATTAATGGGACAGGCACTGACACCGCTGATGGGTGGATATGTGTTTGAAAAGATGGGTGCATCGGCGACGCTGTGGTTGCTTTGCGCTTTAGCAATCTTTAACGTGGTGCTGGTTATGGCGCTAAAGCAGCGATTAACGGCGGCGTCTGTCACCACCGCATGA
- the manA gene encoding mannose-6-phosphate isomerase: protein MQKMNNSLQNYAWGSKTALTELYGIANPEGLPMAELWMGAHPKSPSIVMDQGSERSLRDVIDAAPAAMLGDAVAQRFGELPFLFKVLCADQPLSIQVHPSKRAAEVGFARENAAGIPLTAAERNYKDANHKPELVYALTPFQAMNGFRTLTQMASLLEPVAGAHPQIAHFLQHPDRETLAALFSTLLSLEGEAKSLALGVLKSALDAQQGEPWETIRMIAAEYPDDSGLFSPLLLNVITLQPGEAMFLYAETPHAYLKGVALEVMANSDNVLRAGLTPKYIDIDELMANLKFEEKPASSLLTEPEQQGNMLRFPIPVEDFAFAIHSLNAEPQSLAQQSAALLFCIEGQAVIAKGDQQLTLKPGESCFIAASESPVTVAGTGRLARVFNDLGQRG, encoded by the coding sequence ATGCAAAAAATGAATAACTCGCTGCAAAATTACGCATGGGGCAGCAAAACAGCGTTGACTGAGCTGTATGGGATTGCCAATCCCGAGGGCCTGCCGATGGCAGAGCTGTGGATGGGCGCACATCCGAAAAGTCCCTCTATCGTGATGGATCAGGGCAGCGAGCGTTCGTTACGTGACGTGATTGATGCGGCGCCCGCCGCGATGCTGGGCGACGCGGTGGCACAGCGCTTTGGTGAATTGCCGTTTCTGTTTAAAGTGCTGTGTGCCGATCAGCCGCTGTCGATTCAGGTCCATCCCAGCAAACGTGCAGCCGAAGTGGGCTTTGCCCGTGAGAATGCGGCGGGGATTCCCCTGACGGCCGCCGAGCGCAACTATAAAGATGCAAACCACAAGCCGGAGCTGGTCTATGCGCTGACGCCGTTTCAGGCAATGAATGGCTTTCGCACGCTGACGCAGATGGCCTCACTGCTCGAGCCGGTTGCAGGTGCACATCCTCAGATTGCCCATTTTCTGCAACATCCCGATCGGGAGACGCTTGCTGCGCTGTTCTCGACCCTGCTGTCACTGGAGGGTGAGGCGAAATCGCTGGCGCTGGGCGTGCTGAAATCCGCACTTGATGCGCAGCAGGGCGAGCCGTGGGAAACCATCCGCATGATTGCGGCTGAATATCCTGACGACAGCGGCCTGTTTTCACCGCTGCTGCTGAATGTCATCACCCTGCAGCCCGGCGAGGCAATGTTCCTCTACGCTGAAACCCCGCACGCGTATCTGAAAGGCGTAGCGCTGGAGGTGATGGCCAACTCTGATAACGTATTACGAGCCGGTTTAACCCCGAAATATATCGATATCGACGAGCTGATGGCCAACCTGAAGTTTGAGGAGAAGCCTGCGAGCTCGCTGCTGACGGAGCCAGAGCAACAGGGCAACATGCTGCGCTTCCCGATTCCGGTGGAAGATTTTGCCTTTGCCATCCATAGCCTGAATGCAGAACCGCAATCGCTGGCGCAGCAGAGCGCTGCCCTGCTGTTCTGCATCGAAGGCCAGGCGGTCATCGCCAAAGGCGATCAGCAACTGACGCTAAAACCGGGTGAATCCTGCTTCATTGCCGCCAGCGAATCGCCAGTAACGGTCGCCGGTACGGGCCGACTGGCGCGGGTATTTAACGACTTAGGGCAGCGCGGCTGA
- the tus gene encoding DNA replication terminus site-binding protein codes for MTRYDLVADMHQCINDLELALGELRQQIEAQPLLIARIFSLPPVVKGREHEAITQIAVEQHLGESALKMALDHYCRLFMQHQSEQLSTKAAVRLPGALCIECDAQREAEIGSLVDLINQLKARLEQLITVDSGLPSEARFEFVHQHLRGLITLNAYRTITLLSAPDSLRFGWANKHIIKNLKREEVIAQLEKSLKSGRAKAPWSREQWAEKVQEELASVRALPASARLKIKRPVKVQPVARVWRADEQKQTQLACPSPILVICRDRSQVPVLGELLNYDADNITHRHKPAAEPLNLLIPRLHLWVDCPI; via the coding sequence ATGACGCGCTACGACTTAGTGGCTGATATGCATCAGTGTATAAACGACCTGGAACTGGCGCTGGGCGAGTTGCGTCAGCAGATTGAGGCGCAGCCTTTGCTGATCGCCCGCATCTTCAGCCTGCCGCCGGTGGTGAAAGGCCGTGAACATGAAGCGATAACTCAGATTGCCGTTGAACAGCATCTCGGTGAGAGCGCGTTGAAGATGGCACTTGATCATTATTGCCGCCTGTTTATGCAGCATCAGTCCGAACAGCTCAGCACCAAGGCTGCCGTTCGCTTACCCGGCGCGCTCTGTATTGAATGCGATGCGCAGCGGGAAGCGGAGATCGGCTCGCTGGTCGACCTCATCAACCAGTTGAAAGCCCGGCTGGAGCAACTGATCACGGTAGACTCGGGCCTGCCGAGCGAAGCGCGTTTTGAGTTCGTCCACCAGCACCTGCGCGGCCTGATTACCCTGAATGCCTATCGCACGATCACCCTGCTCAGCGCCCCTGACAGCCTGCGTTTCGGCTGGGCCAACAAGCACATTATCAAGAATCTTAAGCGCGAAGAGGTGATCGCCCAGCTGGAAAAAAGCCTGAAGTCGGGACGCGCGAAGGCACCCTGGTCACGCGAACAGTGGGCGGAAAAAGTGCAGGAGGAGCTGGCAAGCGTGCGTGCCCTGCCCGCCTCGGCACGGCTGAAAATCAAGCGCCCGGTGAAAGTCCAGCCAGTGGCACGCGTCTGGCGCGCGGATGAACAAAAACAGACCCAGCTGGCCTGCCCTTCACCGATCCTGGTGATCTGTCGCGATCGCAGTCAGGTTCCGGTACTGGGCGAGCTGCTTAATTACGACGCCGATAACATTACGCATCGTCATAAGCCCGCCGCTGAACCGCTTAATCTGCTGATACCCCGACTGCATCTGTGGGTCGATTGCCCGATATAA
- a CDS encoding YdgA family protein has protein sequence MKKTNVAVGVIIALGVVWTGAAWFTGKQIESHRDELVQNANAQLNAYAPNSRLKISYQDYQRGVFSSKVNLVVQANSQTEDNPLLKPGQSIILNETIDHGPFPFAQLRHFNLIPSMASVHTELANTDAVKKLFELTGNKSLINADTRIGYSGATDTALRVLPVDYQNAQTGERFATNGGTFNISADNKGDKVSLDSDVDSLALTSKNEMGQPVLFTVNGLKLSGNTHLSPEGVRIGDQSVGIEKVNASINGQDALTLHKMKGTSSFDNSAGKIGGDIDYKVESVQLQKQDFGQAALKMKLSQFDAQAVKAFSDRYNQQMQELLTQPGVAEDPIRYQAGVHQILMANLPMLLKGSPSISIAPLSWKNDKGESTFNLTASFNDPSAVTGEAQTLSAMVDRVLKSLDSKLVINMPMATETMHKVGLAEGYQADDAQKLADQQVKGLAAMGQMFRLTQQQDNNIVTSLQYTNGQVNMNGDKMTLEQFLSRYMLGMPTSEGMPQ, from the coding sequence ATGAAAAAGACCAATGTTGCCGTAGGTGTCATCATCGCACTGGGCGTAGTCTGGACTGGCGCGGCGTGGTTCACCGGCAAGCAAATTGAAAGCCACAGGGATGAGCTGGTGCAGAACGCCAATGCACAGCTGAACGCTTATGCCCCTAACAGTCGACTGAAGATCAGCTATCAGGACTATCAGCGCGGCGTGTTCAGCAGCAAGGTGAATCTGGTGGTTCAGGCCAATTCGCAGACGGAAGATAATCCGCTGCTTAAGCCGGGTCAGAGCATCATCCTGAATGAAACCATCGATCATGGCCCTTTCCCGTTTGCGCAGCTCAGGCATTTCAATCTGATCCCGAGCATGGCATCTGTTCATACCGAGCTGGCTAACACCGATGCGGTGAAGAAGCTGTTTGAGCTGACCGGCAATAAATCGCTGATTAACGCAGACACCCGCATCGGCTACAGCGGTGCTACCGATACCGCACTGCGTGTCCTGCCGGTTGATTATCAGAATGCGCAAACCGGTGAACGTTTTGCCACCAATGGTGGCACTTTCAACATCAGCGCCGATAATAAAGGCGATAAAGTGTCGCTGGACAGCGATGTGGATAGCCTCGCGCTGACCAGTAAAAATGAGATGGGCCAGCCGGTACTGTTCACTGTCAATGGTCTGAAGCTGAGCGGTAACACGCACCTCAGCCCCGAAGGCGTACGCATCGGCGATCAGTCGGTCGGTATTGAGAAGGTAAATGCCAGCATCAATGGTCAGGACGCCCTGACGCTGCACAAAATGAAAGGCACCTCCTCTTTCGACAACAGCGCCGGTAAAATTGGCGGCGATATCGACTACAAGGTTGAAAGCGTTCAGCTGCAGAAGCAGGACTTTGGTCAGGCAGCGCTGAAAATGAAGCTGTCACAGTTTGATGCGCAGGCGGTCAAAGCGTTCTCCGATCGTTATAACCAACAGATGCAGGAACTGCTGACCCAGCCTGGCGTTGCAGAAGATCCTATCCGCTATCAGGCAGGCGTACATCAGATTCTGATGGCCAATCTGCCGATGCTGCTGAAAGGCTCGCCATCCATCAGCATCGCTCCGCTGAGCTGGAAGAATGACAAAGGTGAAAGCACCTTTAATCTGACGGCCAGCTTCAATGACCCTTCTGCTGTTACCGGTGAAGCCCAGACTCTGAGCGCTATGGTTGATCGGGTACTGAAAAGTCTGGACAGCAAGCTGGTCATCAATATGCCGATGGCAACCGAAACCATGCATAAAGTGGGTCTGGCTGAAGGTTATCAGGCCGACGACGCGCAGAAGCTGGCGGATCAGCAGGTTAAAGGTCTGGCGGCGATGGGTCAGATGTTCCGCCTGACTCAACAGCAGGATAACAACATCGTGACCAGCCTGCAGTACACCAACGGTCAGGTGAACATGAACGGCGACAAGATGACGCTGGAACAGTTTCTGTCCCGTTATATGCTGGGTATGCCGACCAGCGAAGGCATGCCGCAGTAA
- the fumC gene encoding class II fumarate hydratase, whose amino-acid sequence MAANRIEKDSMGPIDVPADKLWGAQTQRSLEHFRISTEKMPTALVHALALTKRAAASVNRDLGLLPADRADAIVSAADEVLADKHADEFPLAIWQTGSGTQTNMNMNEVLANRASEILGGERGMSRLVHPNDDVNKSQSSNDVFPTAMHVAAVIALREQLIPQIQVLKKTLSQKSDAFKDIVKIGRTHLQDATPLTLGQEISGWVAMLEHNLKHIEQSIPHVAELALGGTAVGTGLNTHPEYAVRVAKALADLTQQTFVTAPNKFEALATCDALVHAHGALKGLAASLMKIANDVRWLSSGPRCGIGEIAIPENEPGSSIMPGKVNPTQCEAMTMLCCQVMGNDVAINMGGASGNFELNVFRPMVIHNFLQSIRLLADGMDSFNHHCAVGIEPVRERIDQLLNESLMLVTALNTHIGYDKAAEIAKKAHKEGLTLKGSALKLGYLTEEEFDAWVRPEEMVGSMKS is encoded by the coding sequence ATGGCAGCCAATCGCATTGAGAAAGATTCAATGGGCCCCATCGATGTACCGGCAGACAAACTGTGGGGCGCGCAGACGCAGCGCTCACTGGAACACTTCCGTATCTCAACCGAAAAAATGCCGACCGCGCTGGTGCATGCGCTGGCACTGACCAAGCGCGCCGCGGCCAGCGTAAACCGCGATCTGGGGCTACTGCCTGCTGACCGCGCGGATGCGATTGTCAGCGCGGCGGATGAAGTGCTGGCGGATAAGCATGCGGACGAGTTCCCGCTGGCGATCTGGCAGACCGGTTCCGGCACCCAGACCAATATGAACATGAATGAGGTGCTGGCAAACCGCGCGAGTGAAATCCTCGGCGGGGAGCGCGGGATGTCGCGCCTGGTCCATCCTAACGACGATGTGAACAAGAGCCAGAGCTCCAACGACGTCTTCCCGACGGCGATGCATGTTGCCGCCGTGATCGCCCTGCGCGAACAGTTAATACCTCAGATTCAGGTACTGAAAAAGACGCTGAGCCAGAAGTCTGACGCCTTTAAAGACATCGTTAAGATTGGTCGTACTCACCTGCAGGATGCGACGCCGCTGACGCTGGGCCAGGAGATTTCCGGATGGGTAGCGATGCTGGAGCACAACCTGAAGCATATCGAACAGAGCATTCCGCACGTGGCGGAGCTGGCGCTGGGCGGAACCGCCGTAGGCACCGGTCTGAACACCCATCCGGAGTATGCAGTGCGCGTGGCGAAGGCGCTGGCCGATCTGACGCAGCAGACATTTGTCACCGCACCCAACAAGTTTGAGGCACTGGCAACCTGTGATGCGCTGGTGCATGCGCATGGCGCGCTAAAAGGGCTTGCCGCCTCGCTGATGAAAATTGCCAATGACGTACGCTGGCTCTCTTCCGGCCCGCGCTGCGGCATTGGCGAAATCGCCATTCCGGAAAACGAACCTGGCAGCTCAATCATGCCGGGCAAAGTTAACCCAACGCAGTGTGAAGCGATGACCATGCTTTGCTGTCAGGTGATGGGAAACGACGTGGCGATCAACATGGGCGGCGCGTCGGGTAACTTTGAGCTTAACGTCTTCCGTCCGATGGTGATCCATAACTTCCTGCAATCGATTCGCCTGCTGGCGGATGGCATGGACAGCTTTAACCATCACTGTGCCGTCGGCATTGAGCCGGTGCGTGAGCGCATCGATCAACTGCTCAACGAATCACTGATGCTGGTGACCGCGCTGAACACCCACATCGGCTATGACAAAGCGGCTGAAATTGCCAAGAAGGCGCACAAAGAGGGGCTGACGCTGAAGGGTTCGGCGCTGAAGCTGGGGTATCTGACCGAAGAAGAGTTTGATGCCTGGGTTCGTCCGGAAGAGATGGTCGGCAGCATGAAGTCGTAA
- a CDS encoding type II toxin-antitoxin system HicB family antitoxin translates to MNNRSNSSITVAGQPAVITYVPELHMFRGRFTGLSGYCDFVSDSVQGLYKEGEISLREYLEDCAASGINPYAEQEKIKTFTLRYPESMGERLSQAAAQNETSLNAFIIETLNERLKRR, encoded by the coding sequence ATGAATAATCGTTCAAATTCATCAATCACCGTCGCCGGGCAACCCGCCGTGATCACCTATGTTCCTGAACTCCACATGTTCCGTGGGCGTTTTACTGGCCTGTCAGGCTACTGTGATTTTGTCTCTGACAGCGTACAGGGGCTGTACAAAGAGGGCGAGATTTCGCTGCGCGAATACCTGGAAGATTGTGCAGCCTCCGGCATTAATCCCTATGCTGAGCAGGAAAAAATTAAGACCTTTACGCTGCGCTATCCTGAATCGATGGGAGAGCGCCTGTCTCAGGCTGCCGCGCAAAATGAAACCTCGCTGAATGCGTTTATCATTGAAACGCTGAATGAAAGATTGAAGCGGCGCTAA